The Halobaculum magnesiiphilum genome contains the following window.
GCCGCCAGACTGCGCGAGGCGGGCGAGTTCCTCCTGTGCTCGCACATCGACGCCGACGGGCTCACCAGCGCCGCGGTCGCGACGGCGGCGTTCGAGCGCGCCGGCTTCGACTTCGAGACGGCGTTCTTCAAACAGCTCGACGCCGACGCGGTCGCCTCCATCGCCGCCACCGACTACGACGTGGTCTGTTTCACCGACTTCGGCAGCGGGCAGCTCGACGTGATCGCTCCCCACGAGGCGGCGGGCGAGTTCGTCCCCGTCATCGCGGATCACCACCAGCCCGCGGACGCGGAGACCGAGTTCCACCTCAATCCCCTGTTGGAAGGGCTCGACGGCGCGAGCGAACTGTCGGGCGCCGGGGCATCATACCTTCTCGCGCGCGCGCTCGGCGACGCGACCGACACCGACAACCGCGACCTCGCCGCCCTCGCGGTCGTGGGTGCCGTCGGCGACATGCAGGACGGCGACGGCGGCCTCTCGGGGGCCAACGAGGGGCTCGTCGCCGACGCGGTCGCCGCCGGCGCGCTGGAGGAGGTGACCGACCTGGCGCTGTACGGCCGCCAGACCCGTCCGCTCCCCAAGCTGCTGGAGTACGCCAGTGACGCCCGGATCCCGGGCATCTCGAACGACCAGGCCGGCGCCGTCGAGTTCCTCTCGGATCTCGACGTGCCGATGAAGGACGCCGACGGCGAGTGGCGCCGGTGGGTCGACCTCGACGCCGACGAGCGCCGGACGGTCGCCAGCGCGCTCATCCGCCGTGCCGTCTCCTCGGGCGTCCCCAGCGAGCGCGTGGACTCGCTCGTCGCCACCACCTACGTCCTCGCCGACGAGGAGCCCGGAACCGAGCTGCGCGACGTGAGCGAGTTCTCCACGCTGCTCAACGCGACCGCGCGCTACGAGCGCGCCGACGTGGGACTCGCCGTCTGTCTCGGCGACCGCGGCGAGGCGCTCGACCGCGCGCGAACCCTGCTTCGGAACCACCGCCGGAACCTCTCGGAGGGGCTCCAGTGGGTGACCAACGAGGGCGTCGAGCGCGAGGAACACATTCAGTGGTTCGACGCCGGCACCCGGATCCGCGAGACGATCGTCGGCATCGTCGCGGGGATGGCCGTCGGCGCCGACGGCGTCTCCGCCCGCAAGCCGATCGTCGCGTTCGCCGACAAGGGCGACGACGAGACGAAGGTCTCCGCAAGAGGGAGCGGCTTCCTCGTCCGTCAGGGACTGGACCTGTCGGCGGTGATGCGCGAGGCCAGCCGCGCGGTCGGCGGCGACGGCGGCGGCCACGACGTGGCCGCGGGCGCGACCATCCCGGCCGACGAACGTGAGACGTTCATCGCGACGGTCGACGAGCTCGTCGGCGAGCAGACATCCGGCGAGTGAACGCGCGGTCGCCTCGAGAGGCCGAGGACGGGTCCGGCGTCAGGCCGACTCGGACGTGGACGACGTGCCGAGGTCGCGAAACAGCATCCGGTAGTCGTCCGGCGAGAACGCGGACGCGAGGTCCTCCATCTCCGACTGCAGCGACTCGATGCGGTCGAGCAGGTCCTCGTACTCCGGCGAGGAGCGGAGTTCGGCCGGGGTCCGCTCTGCCTCGAGTACCGCCCGTTTCGTGACAAGCGAGGCGGTCTGCTGGAGGGTGTCGTCGTACTGGGCGCGCGTCCCCAGGCGTTCGACGGCCGACTGAATGTCGTCCCGGGTGGCGGGTTTCACGAGGTACAGGTCGAACCCCATCTCGACGATGTCGACGTCCGGCTCGACGGCGGTCACCATCGCGACCCGACAGTCGAGGCCGCGATCGCGGATCGACGCGAGCACGTCGGCGCCGGAGGTGTCCGGAAGCCGTCGGTCGAGGAGTACCGCGTCGGTCGTGTCGTCGACGATGTCGAGTGCCTCAGCGCCCGTGTTCGCGACCGTGACGTCGTAGGTTCCCGAGAGGTATCCGCGATAGAGATCGGCCACCTCGGGTTCGTCTTCGACGATGAGCACGCGCCGTGTCACCGCGACCGACCCCCGACGTGCTCGACCCCGCCGTCAGTCATGTTCGTCAACCGGATGTGTTTGTGCTTAAAGCTATCGCACACTGATTCGGCCGCAGAAAGCTGTTATCGGGAATATGTGTGGGGATATACACTTTGTCCTCCCGGCTCCGATCGCGGTCGCGCCCTCGGCACACGGCGGAACCGTTTTCATTTGTGAGGACGGCGGATACCAATATGGTAGCCACTGTTCCGACCGGGATCGACGGGCTCGACTCCGTCCTCAACGGCGGTCTCGTCGAGAACGCGACGGTGCTCGTGAGCGGAAACCCCGGGACGGGGAAGTCCCTCTTCGGGATCCAGTACCTCTACAACGGCGTCATCGACCACGACGAACACGGGATCTACATCTCCTTCGAGGAGAACGCCGAGGACATCCGGCAGGCGGCCGAGTCGATCGGCTTCGACCGCTGGGGCGACCTCGTCGACGACGGGTCGATCAAGGTGTACGACAAACAGCACATGCTCCGGGAGGGCGACTTCTCGTCGGCGCTCGACACGCTGTTGGAGGACTTCGCGAACGCCTCCTACGACCGGCTGGTGCTCGACTCGCTGACGATGTTCTCGCTGTTCTTCGAGGACGAGAAGGAGAAGCGCACGTACCTCCTGAAGTTCTCGGACATCCTGAAGCAGAACGGCCTCACCTCGCTGCTCATCAACGAGCAGGGGGCGGTGTTCCCCGAGACGGAGATCGGCCTGGAGAACTTCCTCACCGACGGGAACATCTACTTCATCCAGACGCCGACCGACTCCGGCGTCAACCGCTACGTCTGGGTGGCGAAGATGCGCAAGCAGGACATCGACACCGACATCTTCCCGATGGAGATCGACGACGGCGGGATCAAGGTGTACGAGCGCGCGGGCGGCTTCTCGATGATGGGTCGCGACGGCCCGGACGCCGGGTTCTGAGCGCGGGCTCGCCGTATCCGACCTCGGCGATCGCCGCTCGCGGTCGCGGTTCGGGTCCGATCAGCCGTCGGTCATCGTCCGCCACACGTCGTCGAGCTTGTTCTTCACCTCGGATCGCTCCTCCAATTCGACGGTCAGCCCGTCCCGGAACGTCACGTTCACGCCGTCGACGCACCGGCGGTACACCTTGATCCGGCGGTGTTCGTCCGAGAGCGGACGGTCGTGCAGCTCCAACAGCTCGGTGTTCTCCAACTCGTTGATGCGGCGGTAACAGGTGGCGATCGGCACGTCGAGCTGATCCGAGAGCTCCTGTGCCGACTTCGGCTCGCCCGCCGCGTCGAGGATCTCGGGGTTGTACTTGTTCCCCAGCACCTCGATGATCTCCTCGTCGTCCGCAGGCATGGCTCTCAATACTGATTGTGTGCATGATAAGCGTACCGCCTTCATCCCGGCTCCCTCCCCTGAATTCGAGCCCACCCTCCCCGATACTATCGTCGGCGATACTCTCAAGTCAGATATCTTTTCTGATATGCGGCGCCGTAGGTTTAATAGTCGATTCCGAGTCGTCGGCGCCACTGCCCGGCCCACGGCGGGTCAGGGACCGAGAGAACCACACAATGTTCGAATTCATCACGGACGAGGAAGAGCGCGGGCAGGTCGGTATCGGGACACTCATCGTGTTCATCGCGATGGTGCTGGTGGCGGCGATCGCCGCCGGCGTCCTGATCAACACCGCGGGATTCCTCCAAAGTAAGTCACAGGAAACGGGTCAACAGAGCAGTAAACAGGTCAGCAATCGCCTTCAGGAGGTCGTGACCGTCGGGCAGGTGTCCGGTAGCGAGGTCACCGCGGTGAACGTGACGGTGACGCAGGCGCCCGGCGCCGGCGAGATCGACCTGGAGAACGCGACGATCAACTGGATCGGGCCGTCCGGGACGGAGACGCTGACGCACAACTCCTCCGGAGCGGACGGGTGGGAGTTCACCACCGTAGCGGTCAAGAACACCGACGACTCGAACACGGTCCTCAACGATGCAGACGACCGGTTCAACATCAACTTCGATCTCGGCGCCAGCAACGGCCCCGGTAACCTGCAGGAGGGACAGTCGGTGACGATCAAGATCAACACGATGGCCGGCGCGACCACGAGCATCCGCTTCACGGTGCCCGAGTCGCTCGGTCAAAAGACCGCGGTCGAACTGTAACCATGTTCGAGTTCATCACCGAGGAGGAAGAGCGCGGCCAGGTCGGTATCGGGACGCTCATCGTGTTCATCGCGATGGTGCTCGTGGCGGCGATCGCCGCGGGTGTCCTGATCAACACCGCGGGCTTCCTCCAGAGCAAGTCACAGGAGACCGGCCAGCAGTCCAGCAAGCAGGTCAGCAACCGCCTCCAGGAGGTCGTCACGACCGGAACCGTCAACCAATCTACCAACGTCATCGAGGCGGTGAACGTGACGGTGACGCAGGCGCCCGGCGCCGGCGAGATCGACCTGGAGAACGCGACGATCACCTGGATCGGTCCGGAGGGCACGTTCATCCTCAACCACGAGAACGCGAGCACGCAGGTGGACGACTCGTTCACCACGTCCGTCGTGAAGAACGCGGAGGGCTCGCCCACCGTGCTCAACGATCCGGACGACCGGTTCGACATCAACTTCGATCTCACCGCAAGCAGCGACGAGCCGAACCTCCTCGAGGAGGGCGACGAGGTGACGATCAAGATCAACACGATGTCCGGCGCGACGACGACGATCCGCTTCACCGTGCCCGAATCGCTCGGGCAGAAGGAAGGCGTCGAGCTGTAAGCCGGCCGCATCGAACGCGACTACACTTTTTACCGCACGCCACAGAACACCGAACCATGAGCGACGACGCGCCGCGCGGAAACCCCGGCGTCGACCCGGACGACCTCGACATCTCGAAAAGCGAGTACGTCCGCGAGCTGGGCGACGACCGGTATGTCGTCTCGCCCGGGCGTCGTCAGCCGCAGCAGCCGCCGGAGGAGGACCGAACGGAGGAGCCGTCGGACGACGCGGGCGGCGACGCCGATGCCGGTGCGGACGCGGCGGAGGACCCCGATGTCGCGTCGACGGCCGAATCGGTCCGCCGAGGGCTCTCGCGGACGGATGGTCCCGGCGCCGCCGACGCGCCGGCGGACACGGCGGAGTCGTCCCCGCCGTCCCCGTCCGGGTCGCCGCCCCCGGACTCGTCCCACGCTGTCGGGGACGCGACGCGGCGATCGGACGACCCGACCCGCGGCGACGACGGGCTTCCGGGCGATCCGACGACGGACGACCAGCCGACGACGGACGACCGACCGTCGGCCGACGACCGCGCCGAATCCGGTGGTGGGTCGGGTGGCGAGTCGGGTGTCGAATCCGGCCCCCGGGATCGCCCGGCCTCAC
Protein-coding sequences here:
- a CDS encoding single-stranded-DNA-specific exonuclease RecJ, whose amino-acid sequence is MSEATRDDSEEADPAHGDEFPVPELSERAEACAARLREAGEFLLCSHIDADGLTSAAVATAAFERAGFDFETAFFKQLDADAVASIAATDYDVVCFTDFGSGQLDVIAPHEAAGEFVPVIADHHQPADAETEFHLNPLLEGLDGASELSGAGASYLLARALGDATDTDNRDLAALAVVGAVGDMQDGDGGLSGANEGLVADAVAAGALEEVTDLALYGRQTRPLPKLLEYASDARIPGISNDQAGAVEFLSDLDVPMKDADGEWRRWVDLDADERRTVASALIRRAVSSGVPSERVDSLVATTYVLADEEPGTELRDVSEFSTLLNATARYERADVGLAVCLGDRGEALDRARTLLRNHRRNLSEGLQWVTNEGVEREEHIQWFDAGTRIRETIVGIVAGMAVGADGVSARKPIVAFADKGDDETKVSARGSGFLVRQGLDLSAVMREASRAVGGDGGGHDVAAGATIPADERETFIATVDELVGEQTSGE
- a CDS encoding HalX domain-containing protein — protein: MTRRVLIVEDEPEVADLYRGYLSGTYDVTVANTGAEALDIVDDTTDAVLLDRRLPDTSGADVLASIRDRGLDCRVAMVTAVEPDVDIVEMGFDLYLVKPATRDDIQSAVERLGTRAQYDDTLQQTASLVTKRAVLEAERTPAELRSSPEYEDLLDRIESLQSEMEDLASAFSPDDYRMLFRDLGTSSTSESA
- a CDS encoding RAD55 family ATPase; this translates as MVATVPTGIDGLDSVLNGGLVENATVLVSGNPGTGKSLFGIQYLYNGVIDHDEHGIYISFEENAEDIRQAAESIGFDRWGDLVDDGSIKVYDKQHMLREGDFSSALDTLLEDFANASYDRLVLDSLTMFSLFFEDEKEKRTYLLKFSDILKQNGLTSLLINEQGAVFPETEIGLENFLTDGNIYFIQTPTDSGVNRYVWVAKMRKQDIDTDIFPMEIDDGGIKVYERAGGFSMMGRDGPDAGF
- a CDS encoding helix-turn-helix domain-containing protein yields the protein MPADDEEIIEVLGNKYNPEILDAAGEPKSAQELSDQLDVPIATCYRRINELENTELLELHDRPLSDEHRRIKVYRRCVDGVNVTFRDGLTVELEERSEVKNKLDDVWRTMTDG
- a CDS encoding archaellin/type IV pilin N-terminal domain-containing protein, which produces MFEFITDEEERGQVGIGTLIVFIAMVLVAAIAAGVLINTAGFLQSKSQETGQQSSKQVSNRLQEVVTVGQVSGSEVTAVNVTVTQAPGAGEIDLENATINWIGPSGTETLTHNSSGADGWEFTTVAVKNTDDSNTVLNDADDRFNINFDLGASNGPGNLQEGQSVTIKINTMAGATTSIRFTVPESLGQKTAVEL
- a CDS encoding archaellin/type IV pilin N-terminal domain-containing protein; translation: MFEFITEEEERGQVGIGTLIVFIAMVLVAAIAAGVLINTAGFLQSKSQETGQQSSKQVSNRLQEVVTTGTVNQSTNVIEAVNVTVTQAPGAGEIDLENATITWIGPEGTFILNHENASTQVDDSFTTSVVKNAEGSPTVLNDPDDRFDINFDLTASSDEPNLLEEGDEVTIKINTMSGATTTIRFTVPESLGQKEGVEL
- a CDS encoding DUF7500 family protein; the encoded protein is MSDDAPRGNPGVDPDDLDISKSEYVRELGDDRYVVSPGRRQPQQPPEEDRTEEPSDDAGGDADAGADAAEDPDVASTAESVRRGLSRTDGPGAADAPADTAESSPPSPSGSPPPDSSHAVGDATRRSDDPTRGDDGLPGDPTTDDQPTTDDRPSADDRAESGGGSGGESGVESGPRDRPASHARRGAPRGETPASSADLDAGAVGEWLAASLADTEFAYGFDATLSLDGRTARHRMASDDVGETFETLVTWFADAAGGDTPTEDALGILLAGMDTGPRLSPNAVRSALAGLGVSRGDSVEDVLAAIEEAGGLRLE